In Microbacterium cremeum, a genomic segment contains:
- a CDS encoding heparinase II/III domain-containing protein, whose amino-acid sequence MPTAARDDRFHGRLAAAFAPQAGTDAAAFAAALPALLQPPSSSLPVSPARDRTVWGGSGSADAEAVASILSRAEADRSQTWPIPLASAAARVHADGDREGWEHAAFARQQRLSRAVVAAATTLDDTWLSEVLDGVWLLCEQSSWCWPAHDDAFAARGSVLATVTEPYLDLGAGEVVAQLAWTDHVLGEVVEARYPGFRARIRHEARTRVFEPFTRRRDWHWLGLDGDVHNWNPWIHGNVLVAALRLLDGPAERDERAHVVALAVEGLDRYVTALPDDGAIDEGYSYWWNGACRALEALDVLRHATGGVLDATGITALRETVAFPHRVHLGGPWYLNLADGQAQPAEAQPWHALHRAARALGDDHAAAHAASHRTAGAPVADERAGLGRLLRGLTDTAWIEAAPEHSPLPRDVWFPSTEVLLARSTAGTPAGLAVAAKGGHNDEHHNHNDVGSFVVASDGVPVVVDAGRPTYTLQTFGPDRYDIWTMQSGWHNVPVIGGREQGAGRPFAASGARAAISGDTSSFTAEIARAYPGAAVSSWRRTVRLERAPGRVVIEDTWTASAPATHDHTTHPPVVERARNERDETRPREHTTVRMLLAGEVRLSAASAHVTPLDGATPVRIAWPEGIGTSIVVLELDDPMLSSVWGPRLTRLELDVTTRERVAVTVEQDLTNAEDTR is encoded by the coding sequence ATGCCGACGGCCGCCCGAGACGACCGGTTCCACGGCCGGCTCGCCGCCGCGTTCGCGCCGCAGGCGGGGACGGATGCCGCAGCCTTCGCGGCCGCTCTGCCCGCCCTGCTGCAGCCGCCGTCGTCGTCGCTGCCCGTCTCGCCCGCCCGCGACCGCACCGTGTGGGGCGGCTCGGGGTCGGCCGATGCGGAGGCCGTGGCATCCATCCTCTCCCGCGCCGAAGCGGACCGTTCCCAGACCTGGCCCATCCCGCTGGCGAGCGCAGCGGCGCGCGTCCACGCGGACGGCGATCGCGAGGGCTGGGAGCACGCGGCGTTCGCGCGTCAGCAGCGCCTGAGCCGGGCGGTGGTCGCGGCCGCGACGACGCTCGACGACACGTGGCTGTCGGAGGTGCTCGACGGCGTGTGGCTGCTGTGCGAGCAGAGCTCGTGGTGCTGGCCCGCCCACGACGACGCGTTCGCCGCGCGGGGCTCGGTGCTCGCGACCGTCACCGAGCCGTACCTGGATCTCGGCGCCGGCGAGGTCGTCGCGCAGCTGGCGTGGACGGACCACGTGCTGGGCGAGGTCGTCGAGGCCCGGTACCCCGGCTTCCGCGCCCGCATCCGGCACGAGGCTCGCACGCGCGTCTTCGAGCCGTTCACGCGACGCCGGGACTGGCACTGGCTGGGGCTCGACGGCGACGTCCACAACTGGAACCCGTGGATCCACGGCAACGTGCTCGTCGCCGCGCTGCGGCTGCTCGACGGCCCCGCCGAGCGCGACGAGCGCGCCCACGTCGTCGCCCTCGCCGTCGAGGGCCTCGACCGCTACGTCACGGCGCTCCCCGACGACGGCGCGATCGACGAGGGTTATTCGTACTGGTGGAACGGCGCGTGCCGGGCGCTCGAGGCCCTCGACGTGCTGCGCCACGCGACCGGGGGCGTGCTCGACGCGACCGGCATCACCGCGCTGCGCGAGACGGTCGCCTTCCCGCATCGCGTGCACCTCGGCGGCCCCTGGTATCTGAACCTCGCGGACGGGCAGGCGCAGCCCGCCGAGGCGCAGCCCTGGCACGCACTGCACCGCGCCGCCCGGGCGCTCGGCGACGATCATGCCGCCGCCCACGCCGCGTCGCACCGCACTGCCGGCGCGCCCGTCGCCGACGAGCGCGCGGGCCTCGGACGCCTGCTGCGCGGGCTCACCGACACCGCGTGGATCGAGGCCGCGCCCGAGCACTCCCCCCTGCCGCGCGACGTCTGGTTCCCGTCCACCGAGGTGCTGCTCGCGCGAAGCACGGCCGGCACGCCGGCCGGGCTCGCCGTCGCCGCCAAGGGTGGGCACAACGACGAGCACCACAACCACAACGACGTGGGGTCGTTCGTGGTCGCCTCGGACGGCGTGCCCGTCGTCGTCGACGCGGGCCGCCCGACCTACACGCTGCAGACGTTCGGGCCGGATCGCTACGACATCTGGACGATGCAGAGCGGCTGGCACAACGTGCCCGTGATCGGCGGTCGTGAGCAGGGCGCCGGCCGCCCCTTCGCGGCATCCGGCGCGCGGGCGGCGATCTCCGGCGACACCTCGTCGTTCACGGCCGAGATCGCACGGGCGTATCCCGGCGCCGCCGTTTCGTCGTGGCGCCGCACCGTGCGCCTCGAGCGCGCCCCCGGGCGCGTCGTCATCGAAGACACCTGGACCGCGTCGGCTCCCGCCACCCACGACCACACCACACACCCCCCGGTCGTGGAGCGAGCGAGGAACGAGCGAGACGAAACGCGCCCCCGCGAACACACCACGGTGCGGATGCTGCTCGCCGGCGAGGTACGGCTGTCTGCGGCATCCGCTCACGTCACGCCGCTCGACGGCGCGACGCCCGTGCGGATCGCGTGGCCGGAGGGGATCGGCACGTCGATCGTCGTGCTCGAGCTGGACGATCCGATGCTCTCGAGCGTGTGGGGGCCCCGCCTGACACGGCTCGAACTCGACGTGACGACCCGCGAGCGGGTCGCGGTCACGGTAGAACAGGACCTGACGAACGCGGAGGACACACGATGA
- a CDS encoding substrate-binding domain-containing protein: protein MTDQHPALLAAERRAHVLAALERDGAVRVAQLMDELGVAPVTLRRDLAQMEREGLLVRVHGGAVPAANGLDESDPAGARSRTGSIAMLVPSLSFYWPSVVRGAEAEAAQLGMRVVLRGASYELQDERPVLERLVHTEGVRGLVVAPNTDTPHAQDVVQWLAGCGVPSVLVERDAVVLPEGSPVENVTTDHALGAVLAARHLASLGHRRVGLIIARDSPTSRKIAAGWQAACAELGLTPADHFETSLPPRTSPDFSAVVDAALDAALSNSVTALVVHSDPEAMAFVDLALNRGISVPGDLSIIAYDDEVAELFTPALTAVSPPRGAVGRAAVDLVARRLEDPARAVHRVVLNPTLNVRGSTAPPRGA from the coding sequence ATGACCGACCAGCACCCGGCACTGCTCGCCGCCGAGCGACGGGCGCACGTGCTGGCCGCGCTCGAGCGCGACGGCGCCGTACGAGTCGCGCAGCTCATGGACGAGCTCGGCGTCGCGCCGGTGACCCTGCGCCGTGACCTCGCCCAGATGGAGCGCGAGGGGCTGCTGGTGCGCGTCCACGGCGGCGCCGTGCCCGCGGCGAACGGACTCGACGAGTCCGACCCCGCGGGGGCGCGATCGCGCACCGGGTCCATCGCGATGCTCGTGCCGTCGCTGAGCTTCTACTGGCCGAGCGTCGTCCGCGGCGCCGAGGCGGAGGCTGCGCAGCTGGGCATGCGCGTCGTGCTGCGCGGCGCGTCGTACGAGCTGCAGGACGAGCGCCCGGTGCTGGAGCGGCTCGTGCACACCGAGGGCGTCCGCGGCCTCGTGGTCGCCCCCAACACCGACACGCCGCACGCGCAGGACGTCGTGCAGTGGCTCGCGGGCTGCGGCGTGCCGAGCGTGCTGGTCGAGCGCGACGCCGTCGTGCTCCCGGAGGGCAGTCCGGTCGAGAACGTCACGACCGACCACGCGCTGGGCGCCGTCCTCGCAGCGCGCCACCTGGCCTCGCTCGGCCATCGCCGTGTGGGACTCATCATCGCGCGCGACTCGCCGACGTCCCGCAAGATCGCGGCCGGCTGGCAGGCCGCGTGCGCCGAGCTCGGCCTGACGCCGGCCGACCACTTCGAGACGAGCCTCCCGCCTCGCACGAGCCCCGACTTCTCGGCGGTGGTGGACGCGGCCCTCGACGCCGCGCTGTCGAACTCGGTCACGGCGCTCGTGGTGCACTCCGACCCCGAGGCGATGGCGTTCGTCGACCTCGCGCTCAATCGCGGCATCTCGGTGCCCGGCGACCTGTCGATCATCGCGTACGACGACGAGGTCGCCGAGCTGTTCACGCCCGCGCTGACCGCGGTGAGCCCGCCGCGCGGCGCGGTCGGGCGGGCCGCGGTCGACCTGGTCGCCCGCCGCCTCGAGGACCCGGCGCGGGCGGTGCACCGCGTGGTGCTCAACCCGACCCTCAACGTGCGGGGATCGACGGCGCCGCCGCGCGGCGCGTGA
- a CDS encoding NAD(P)-dependent oxidoreductase: MAHITVLGGSGYAGSAIVAEAHRRGHQVTAVSRNEPAQPIPGVEYVRGSALDASVLDAVTAGRDTVIVALSPRGDMAGKQEGVVEDLIGRLAGTTTRLGYIGGASSLHVEEGGPRVWDVSHEQLPADVKPEIETGLNALDLLTASPETLDWFYVSPPADFGSWLATPSKGTYVLGGDVLLRDADGTSTISAADLALAIVDELDSPAHHRRRFTAIH, translated from the coding sequence ATGGCACACATCACGGTTCTTGGTGGCAGCGGGTACGCGGGCTCGGCCATCGTGGCGGAGGCGCACCGGCGCGGGCACCAGGTCACGGCGGTCAGCCGGAACGAGCCGGCGCAGCCGATCCCGGGCGTCGAGTACGTTCGCGGCTCGGCGCTCGATGCGAGCGTGCTCGACGCCGTCACCGCCGGCCGCGACACCGTCATCGTCGCCCTCTCGCCGCGCGGCGACATGGCCGGCAAGCAGGAAGGCGTCGTCGAAGACCTGATCGGGCGGCTCGCGGGCACCACGACGCGCCTCGGCTACATCGGCGGCGCGTCGTCGCTGCACGTCGAAGAGGGTGGCCCGCGCGTGTGGGACGTGTCGCACGAACAGCTCCCGGCCGACGTCAAGCCCGAGATCGAGACCGGTCTGAATGCGCTCGACCTGCTCACGGCGAGCCCCGAGACGCTCGACTGGTTCTACGTGAGCCCGCCCGCCGACTTCGGGTCGTGGCTCGCCACCCCGTCCAAGGGCACCTATGTGCTCGGCGGTGACGTGCTGCTGCGCGACGCCGACGGGACGTCGACGATCTCCGCCGCCGACCTGGCACTGGCGATCGTGGACGAGCTGGACTCGCCGGCGCACCACCGCCGCCGCTTCACCGCGATCCACTGA
- a CDS encoding winged helix-turn-helix transcriptional regulator, which yields MSQIPWDPYRPDCPSRRLLDRIGDRWTVLIVRVLDTGPHRFSALASAVGGISQKMLTQTLRSLERDGFVTRTVYAEIPPRVEYALTPLGRSLQQPLRALEEWAIANMDAVWENQKSHDALAG from the coding sequence GTGAGTCAGATCCCGTGGGACCCGTATCGGCCCGACTGCCCGAGCCGACGACTGCTCGACCGCATCGGCGACCGATGGACCGTCCTGATCGTGCGAGTGCTCGACACCGGTCCGCATCGCTTCTCGGCGCTGGCTTCTGCCGTGGGCGGCATCTCGCAGAAGATGCTGACGCAGACGCTCCGTTCGCTCGAGCGCGACGGCTTCGTGACGCGCACCGTCTACGCGGAGATCCCGCCGCGCGTCGAATACGCGCTCACGCCGCTCGGGCGCTCACTGCAGCAGCCGCTGCGCGCGCTCGAGGAGTGGGCGATCGCCAACATGGATGCCGTGTGGGAGAACCAGAAGAGCCACGACGCGCTGGCGGGGTGA
- a CDS encoding fibronectin type III domain-containing protein, giving the protein MAKMSSARIAAALTAAAVTLATVAIPLSPAAAAGADPVTVTLNGADIAAAAQNRNGLTFKGFGVLSANSTSALLLDYKAQHPDKYWELIETLFGGEHPIMNTVKIEMGNDRNTSTGPNPATMRSRDEYPNVLREPGFQLAADAQLVAHGDIHVSILRWTRPTWVTSHADQYIWYKNTVLAAYRELGIMVDSINPDTNETGNPDIPLYKDFSRWIADDTKGYEGATAADPNNGFASEEEKNLFHAIQTIAADTVGTPPVSFGNAMTSTTDPSLRDAVDIVGFHYSSADDSAGNMKKIAEQLDLEVWNSEGQSTFSSSADRPNNNASDEQGGFGTQFGGTNSALEMGNWVTTGFAASRRTMNIFQPAIGSFYDGFQYSSKELVNAREPWSGWLAYDGGLAVIEQFTQFAKLGWENADNTAGIWRAIPQASRSELGTGNPPGGARAGGASYTTLAAPDATDFSTVIINDSKFAKTYRIVANGLSLGADQTAELWETRAADAGEAYDANYLQPIGEIAPAADGSYSVTVKPWSALTVTTLDHATAGADGTLTPRDGYGSSLPSSKEYTAAGGGRDALDTDASGAVNGVTDDGILYGDDFDYREQGTIQGYDPATGQLVDTGQSFLDVRGAQPRPAGTPAVDAADNGVTPRYTNDTNGAFESVLTADAAHGRVLRQQVGPGMAGGAWNAGDPKTTIGDARWANYTVSADVLFEAAGAQYATIGAREQGGTANGQNVSAAELRIDPAGAWTFLRYGTTLSAGSVASMPEAAFKAGSGVWNTIAVKVAGNAYSAFVNGVQIATYTDAAPQAAGRIQLGSSFSFVQFDNLKVETVPGYTPYYAWIVDGMHQTSWEDTSVPVLDFDGSWSHVNGQGMFEWQRTASKSTAKGAAMTYSFTGTGLDIIGTNSGATTLDVVVDGVTIVAAAPTFAAGSEKTTFMLRGLRNEPHTVVIKTANDSSLNVDAVGVIHASADAASVDTAPLSAAVESVAGLDEGEYSAETWAVFAAVRAAAQNAVDDPEQYGLDAEGAAAIAARLTAAADGLTPKDVSPDVLDLGVMTVVSGDRTLPDALELGGGDAEVTWSLASEAAAATTAELATFAASGRSTEKLASGYYQRFSATVLVVPADLEYFIDSGSSGAAEGSAYAAVAASFPDLRNDAADQKWDGTSAGPTWGYSTTATTLQAGNPQDWGSSFVGADYNKPVTYHLPLPAGSYNIVAVQAPRAGLTTNVYAKVRAAGAETTKTAVSTGAATPVAQPLTLENDAVVGVEFGTNGTSGYNARLALVYVQRLPRDLGVQGALAMKDELPGTVTVAGAEKAVEWDAASAAQPRAEYARLTVTGRLADSGERVVAAFEIVPPALVYYIDSGTGGVASPQYSAVAAAVPNLRNDKVDQVSASADQWGYVADGMKTKGATDINDKYSTGLYQDTTRLIYRLPLEAGTYALTGGFTEWWNLNRTMNHTVSVAGTELAKGNIPLSGSNTPLAAPLTFTLAAPATVDYVVTNEGAGSERPVISWLAVADTTLPGAPQKPAATRAGDTSITVTWEAPALMGPGFSGYRVYEAGGDEPVCEAAETSCTVTSLELGSTHAYEIAAVNELGEGERSAATAPVTLPEVASDDGARTAPARASLASNDGWDTGLEDGTFQVTMNLWWGENGSLFKLYRDGELVAKMPLTMDSPRAQRAVVDIEGLPDGTYAFTGELVNSKGTTATQPLTVTVTDAAPGKPAISAANKDGDGTYTVVADLWWGTNATSYRFLENGAEAGAGTLVAASPGAQRAKLEVTGKPVGTYVYVVEFTNAAGTTASKELNVKVTR; this is encoded by the coding sequence ATGGCGAAGATGTCATCGGCCCGGATCGCTGCCGCCCTCACCGCGGCCGCGGTGACGCTGGCCACGGTCGCGATCCCCCTTTCTCCCGCGGCCGCTGCGGGAGCCGACCCCGTCACGGTCACGCTGAACGGTGCCGACATCGCGGCGGCGGCGCAGAACCGGAACGGACTCACCTTCAAGGGCTTCGGCGTGCTCTCGGCGAACTCGACGAGCGCGCTGCTGCTGGACTACAAGGCGCAGCATCCCGACAAGTACTGGGAGCTCATCGAGACGCTGTTCGGCGGCGAGCACCCGATCATGAACACCGTCAAGATCGAGATGGGCAACGACCGCAACACCTCGACCGGCCCCAACCCGGCGACGATGCGCTCGCGGGACGAGTACCCGAACGTGCTGCGCGAGCCCGGCTTCCAGCTCGCCGCCGACGCGCAGCTCGTCGCCCACGGCGACATCCACGTCAGCATCCTGCGATGGACCCGCCCGACGTGGGTCACCAGTCACGCCGACCAGTACATCTGGTACAAGAACACCGTGCTCGCGGCCTACCGCGAGCTCGGCATCATGGTCGACTCGATCAACCCCGACACGAACGAGACCGGCAACCCCGACATCCCGCTCTACAAGGACTTCTCGAGGTGGATCGCCGACGACACCAAGGGCTACGAAGGCGCGACAGCCGCCGACCCGAACAACGGCTTCGCGTCGGAGGAGGAGAAGAACCTCTTCCACGCGATCCAGACGATCGCCGCCGACACCGTGGGCACGCCGCCGGTGTCGTTCGGCAACGCCATGACCTCGACCACCGACCCGTCGCTGCGCGATGCCGTCGACATCGTCGGCTTCCACTACTCCAGCGCCGACGACAGCGCCGGCAACATGAAGAAGATCGCCGAGCAGCTCGATCTCGAGGTGTGGAACTCGGAGGGCCAGTCGACGTTCTCGAGCTCGGCCGACCGCCCGAACAACAACGCGAGCGACGAGCAGGGTGGCTTCGGCACGCAGTTCGGCGGCACGAACAGCGCCCTCGAGATGGGCAACTGGGTCACGACCGGGTTCGCCGCGTCACGTCGCACGATGAACATCTTCCAGCCGGCGATCGGCTCGTTCTACGACGGGTTCCAGTACTCGTCGAAGGAGCTCGTGAACGCCCGTGAGCCGTGGTCGGGCTGGCTCGCCTACGACGGCGGGCTCGCAGTGATCGAGCAGTTCACGCAGTTCGCGAAGCTCGGGTGGGAGAACGCCGACAACACCGCCGGCATCTGGCGGGCGATCCCGCAGGCCTCGCGCAGCGAGCTCGGCACGGGCAACCCGCCGGGCGGCGCGCGGGCGGGCGGAGCCTCGTACACGACGCTCGCGGCGCCCGACGCCACCGACTTCTCGACCGTCATCATCAACGACTCGAAGTTCGCCAAGACCTACCGCATCGTCGCGAACGGCCTGAGCCTCGGCGCAGACCAGACCGCGGAGCTGTGGGAGACCCGCGCCGCCGACGCGGGCGAGGCGTACGACGCCAACTACCTGCAGCCCATCGGCGAGATCGCACCGGCTGCCGACGGGTCGTACTCGGTCACGGTGAAGCCGTGGTCGGCGCTGACCGTCACGACGCTCGACCACGCGACGGCCGGAGCGGACGGCACACTCACCCCGAGGGACGGCTACGGCAGCTCGCTGCCGAGCTCGAAGGAGTACACCGCGGCCGGCGGCGGACGGGACGCGCTCGACACCGACGCCTCGGGCGCGGTCAACGGCGTGACCGATGACGGAATCCTGTACGGCGACGACTTCGACTACCGCGAGCAGGGCACGATCCAGGGCTACGACCCCGCGACCGGGCAGCTCGTCGACACCGGCCAGTCGTTCCTCGACGTGCGCGGCGCCCAGCCGCGGCCGGCGGGAACGCCCGCCGTGGACGCCGCAGACAACGGCGTGACCCCGCGGTACACCAACGATACGAACGGCGCTTTCGAATCGGTGCTCACCGCGGACGCCGCGCACGGCCGCGTGCTGCGCCAGCAGGTGGGACCGGGCATGGCCGGCGGAGCCTGGAACGCGGGCGACCCGAAGACCACGATCGGCGACGCCCGCTGGGCGAACTACACCGTCTCGGCGGATGTGCTCTTCGAGGCGGCCGGAGCACAGTACGCGACGATCGGCGCCCGGGAGCAGGGCGGCACGGCGAACGGGCAGAACGTCTCGGCCGCCGAGCTGAGGATCGACCCGGCGGGCGCCTGGACGTTCCTGCGCTACGGCACGACGCTCTCGGCCGGAAGCGTCGCGAGTATGCCCGAGGCGGCATTCAAGGCCGGATCGGGCGTCTGGAACACCATCGCGGTGAAGGTCGCCGGCAACGCGTACTCCGCGTTCGTCAACGGCGTGCAGATCGCCACCTACACGGATGCCGCGCCGCAGGCGGCGGGGCGGATCCAGCTCGGCTCGAGCTTCAGCTTCGTGCAGTTCGACAACCTGAAGGTCGAGACCGTGCCCGGCTACACGCCGTACTACGCATGGATCGTCGACGGCATGCATCAGACGAGCTGGGAGGACACCTCGGTTCCCGTCCTCGACTTCGACGGCAGCTGGAGCCACGTCAACGGTCAGGGCATGTTCGAGTGGCAGCGGACGGCGTCCAAGAGCACGGCGAAGGGCGCGGCGATGACGTACTCGTTCACCGGCACGGGCCTCGACATCATCGGCACCAACAGCGGGGCGACGACGCTCGACGTCGTGGTCGACGGCGTGACCATCGTCGCGGCCGCCCCGACCTTCGCCGCCGGCAGTGAGAAGACGACGTTCATGCTGCGCGGACTCCGGAACGAGCCGCACACGGTGGTCATAAAGACCGCGAACGACAGCTCCCTCAACGTCGACGCGGTCGGCGTCATCCACGCCTCCGCCGACGCCGCGAGCGTCGACACGGCACCGCTGTCGGCCGCTGTCGAGTCGGTGGCCGGGCTGGACGAGGGCGAGTACAGCGCCGAGACGTGGGCCGTGTTCGCGGCGGTGCGCGCCGCGGCACAGAACGCGGTCGACGACCCCGAGCAGTACGGGCTCGACGCCGAAGGAGCCGCCGCGATCGCCGCACGACTCACCGCAGCGGCCGACGGCCTGACCCCGAAGGATGTCAGCCCGGACGTGCTCGACCTCGGGGTCATGACCGTGGTCTCGGGCGATCGCACGCTGCCCGATGCACTCGAGCTCGGCGGCGGCGATGCCGAGGTGACCTGGAGTCTCGCGTCGGAGGCGGCGGCCGCGACCACGGCCGAGCTGGCGACCTTCGCGGCCTCGGGACGGTCGACCGAGAAGCTCGCGTCGGGCTACTACCAGCGCTTCAGCGCGACCGTGCTCGTCGTGCCCGCCGACCTCGAGTACTTCATCGACTCGGGCTCGAGCGGCGCCGCCGAGGGCTCGGCCTATGCCGCTGTCGCCGCATCCTTCCCCGACCTGCGCAACGACGCCGCCGACCAGAAGTGGGACGGCACGAGCGCCGGCCCGACCTGGGGGTACTCGACGACCGCGACGACCCTGCAGGCGGGGAACCCGCAGGACTGGGGCTCGTCGTTCGTCGGCGCCGACTACAACAAGCCCGTCACCTACCACCTGCCGCTTCCCGCGGGCTCATACAACATCGTCGCCGTGCAGGCTCCGCGTGCGGGGCTGACCACGAACGTGTACGCCAAGGTGCGCGCCGCGGGCGCCGAGACGACGAAGACCGCGGTGTCGACGGGGGCCGCCACCCCGGTGGCGCAGCCGCTCACCCTCGAGAACGACGCCGTGGTCGGCGTCGAATTCGGCACCAACGGCACGAGCGGCTACAACGCGCGCCTCGCGCTCGTGTACGTCCAGCGGCTGCCGCGGGATCTGGGCGTGCAAGGCGCGCTCGCGATGAAGGACGAGCTGCCCGGGACGGTCACGGTCGCCGGTGCCGAGAAGGCGGTGGAGTGGGATGCCGCATCCGCCGCGCAGCCGCGCGCCGAGTACGCCAGGCTCACGGTCACCGGCCGGCTCGCCGACAGCGGCGAACGCGTGGTCGCGGCCTTCGAGATCGTGCCGCCTGCGCTCGTCTACTACATCGACTCGGGAACCGGCGGGGTGGCCTCGCCGCAGTACTCGGCGGTCGCGGCGGCGGTGCCGAATCTGCGCAACGACAAAGTCGATCAGGTGTCGGCATCCGCCGACCAGTGGGGATATGTCGCCGACGGCATGAAGACCAAGGGCGCCACCGACATCAACGACAAGTACTCGACCGGCCTGTACCAGGACACCACGCGACTGATCTACCGGCTACCCCTCGAGGCGGGCACGTACGCACTCACCGGCGGCTTCACCGAGTGGTGGAACCTCAACCGCACGATGAACCACACGGTGTCGGTCGCGGGCACCGAGCTCGCCAAGGGCAACATCCCGCTGTCGGGCTCGAACACACCGCTCGCCGCGCCGCTGACGTTCACGCTCGCCGCGCCCGCGACGGTCGACTACGTCGTGACCAACGAGGGCGCGGGAAGTGAACGGCCGGTCATCTCGTGGCTCGCCGTCGCCGACACCACGCTGCCCGGCGCGCCGCAGAAGCCCGCGGCGACCCGCGCCGGCGACACCTCGATCACGGTGACGTGGGAGGCCCCGGCGCTGATGGGTCCCGGATTCTCGGGCTACCGCGTGTACGAGGCGGGCGGCGACGAGCCGGTGTGCGAGGCCGCCGAGACGAGCTGCACGGTGACATCGCTCGAGCTCGGATCCACCCACGCCTACGAGATCGCCGCGGTCAACGAGCTCGGTGAGGGCGAGCGCTCGGCGGCCACGGCACCCGTCACCCTTCCCGAGGTCGCGTCGGACGACGGCGCCCGCACCGCGCCGGCCCGGGCATCGCTGGCCTCGAACGACGGCTGGGACACCGGTCTCGAGGACGGCACGTTCCAGGTGACGATGAACCTGTGGTGGGGCGAGAACGGCTCGCTGTTCAAGCTGTACCGCGACGGCGAGCTCGTCGCCAAGATGCCGCTCACGATGGACTCTCCGCGCGCGCAGCGAGCCGTGGTCGACATCGAAGGGCTGCCCGACGGCACGTACGCGTTCACCGGCGAGCTGGTGAACTCGAAGGGCACGACGGCCACGCAGCCGCTCACCGTCACGGTGACGGATGCCGCACCCGGCAAGCCCGCGATCTCGGCGGCCAACAAGGACGGCGACGGCACGTACACCGTGGTCGCCGACCTGTGGTGGGGCACCAACGCCACGTCGTACCGGTTCCTCGAGAACGGCGCCGAGGCGGGCGCCGGCACGCTCGTGGCGGCGAGCCCCGGCGCGCAGCGGGCGAAGCTCGAGGTGACCGGCAAGCCGGTGGGCACGTACGTCTACGTGGTCGAGTTCACCAACGCAGCCGGCACGACCGCCTCGAAGGAGCTCAACGTCAAGGTCACCAGGTGA
- a CDS encoding substrate-binding domain-containing protein, giving the protein MEPHTPPPFGLSRRERIMDELRRVGSVRVADLAREFGVAELTIRRDIGALADRGLLTRVHGGATLRSRLDTSVPQRAPASGPPRFRVGMVVPSLGYYWPHIIIGARAAATDAGVQLVLRGASYSPADQRRQISSLVDSGTLHGLIVATETQGPEGSALLHWLDGLPIPVVLAERRVPSGLALTRLEWVTSDHVFGGSLAAAHLASLGHRRVGLLASPGSPTSKQLRHGWSRAVDELGLTSTFDLDTALDALDGAERDRAIDDLLATCRETGTTAVLIHSDPQAVLLQQHARDHGWSVPQDLAVMAYDDEVAESADPAITALRPPKQQVGRLAVETMVARLADGPRRPVQRVSLLPELRARDSTAPAR; this is encoded by the coding sequence GTGGAGCCCCACACGCCGCCGCCGTTCGGCCTGTCGCGGCGCGAGCGCATCATGGACGAGCTGCGCCGCGTCGGATCCGTCCGTGTCGCCGATCTCGCGCGCGAGTTCGGGGTGGCCGAGCTGACGATCCGCCGCGACATCGGCGCGCTCGCCGACCGCGGTCTGCTGACCCGCGTGCACGGCGGCGCGACGCTGCGCAGCCGGCTCGACACGTCGGTGCCGCAGCGGGCGCCGGCCTCGGGGCCGCCCCGCTTCCGCGTGGGCATGGTGGTGCCCTCGCTCGGGTACTACTGGCCCCACATCATCATCGGCGCCCGCGCGGCGGCGACGGATGCCGGAGTCCAGCTGGTGCTGCGCGGGGCGAGCTACTCCCCCGCCGACCAGCGCCGGCAGATCAGCTCGCTGGTGGACTCCGGCACGCTGCACGGGCTCATCGTGGCGACGGAGACACAGGGCCCCGAGGGGTCGGCGCTGCTGCACTGGCTCGACGGGCTCCCGATCCCCGTGGTGCTCGCCGAGCGCCGGGTGCCGTCCGGGCTCGCCCTCACCCGGCTGGAGTGGGTGACCTCGGACCACGTCTTCGGCGGGTCTCTCGCGGCGGCGCACCTCGCGTCGCTGGGGCATCGGCGCGTCGGCCTGCTCGCATCTCCGGGATCGCCGACCTCGAAGCAGCTGCGGCACGGCTGGTCGCGCGCGGTCGACGAGCTCGGCCTCACCTCGACCTTCGACCTCGACACCGCCCTCGACGCTCTGGACGGCGCCGAGCGCGATCGTGCGATCGACGACCTCCTCGCCACCTGCCGCGAGACCGGGACGACCGCCGTGCTGATCCACTCCGACCCGCAGGCGGTGCTGCTGCAGCAGCACGCGCGCGACCACGGCTGGTCGGTGCCGCAGGACCTCGCCGTGATGGCCTACGACGACGAGGTCGCCGAGAGCGCCGACCCCGCGATCACGGCGCTCCGCCCGCCCAAGCAGCAGGTCGGCCGCCTCGCCGTCGAGACGATGGTCGCGCGCCTCGCCGACGGCCCGCGCCGCCCCGTGCAGCGCGTGTCGTTGCTGCCCGAGCTCCGCGCGCGCGACTCGACCGCCCCCGCCCGCTGA